ATTTGTTCCTCTTACTGAAGTGCTGGGAGATAAATCCTTGAATTTGTAAATCTCCAGGTGATATTTCTGCTGTAGTAAGAGAGTACCTGCTGATGGTGAAGTTGTTTCCTGGAGGTTTATCTGAAACTTTGCAGACTCACACCTTAAATTACCTCTCATGGCATTTACTAGAAATCAGAACATTGAGTTATCTGATTTTCCAGGAGCTCTGCAAAACAACCCacctaaaatattttacagatatTCACCTGAGGAGTGAATGCAGAACTGGAGAGCAGCCCCACTTCAATGGGAGCTGAAAATGTGgaggtgttcacaggggtcccaggatgagggaagagatgaggatcttgactccatgttccagaaggctgatttattattttattatatatattatattgaaagaaaattatctactaaaagaatagaagaaaggatttcatcagaaggctggcaaggaatagaaaggaatggaatggaatgataacaaaggattgtgactgaccagagagtctgagccagctgtgctgtgattggccattaattaaaaacaaccacatgagaccaatcccagatgctcctgttgcatcccacagcagcagataaccattgtttttcttttcctctgaggcttctcagcttctcaggagaaaataaaattcctagCAAAGGATTTTTCACTAAATATGTCCGTGACAGAAAATGTGCGAAGAAAATccctttttattctcttttcagGCCGGGTGGTGAATGTCTCCAGCATggtgagcagctcagccctgcgaggctgcagccaggagctgcagcagaaattCCGCAGTGACGCCATCACCGAGGAGGAGCTGGTGCAGCTCATGGCCAAGTTTGTGGAAGACACCAAGAGAGGTGTCCACGAGAAGGAGGGCTGGCCAAACACTGCCTATGGGGTGTCCAAAATCGGGGTCACTGTCCTGTCCAGGATCCACGCGCGGCTGCTGACCGAGCGGAGGAAAGGCGAGCACATCCTCCTCAatgcctgctgccctggctgggtgaGGACGGACATGGCAGGTCCCAAGGCCACCAAGTCCCCTGAGGAGGGGGCTGAGACCCCCGTTTATTTGGCCCTTTTGCCTTCCAGCGCTGATGCTCCTCATGGCCAATTTGTCAGTGACAAAACTGTCAAACCCTGGTGAGCTCAGGGAGGTGGAGATGGAAAGGGCTGAGCTCATTCTCCTGATTTCATTCCTAACTCCatcattcccttttccctctgccctgggtGGGTCTCGTGGAGCTGGGATGAGGAAGCAGGTGCCTTATCTCTCATCACACTAGAATTTTCCAGGATCCAGAGCTGTTCTGGAGGCTGCACAGGGTTTTCTAAAGATGATGGGGCTGTTCTAGAGCTGCTGTGATCTGTCTGGGGGAGACTCAAGACTAGAATCACTGTTGGACAGACATTCCTTACTATCAGAACTAAATGGAATtaggtgaaaataaaaatagcactgAGCTATCATTTATAGCCAAACATAATCAGTTGGTGTTATTGATATATCAATAAATAATTACTGATTTATATTCTGATACTTAATTATTGTGGTACTAAGAACTTAGAAagtcagaaaatatattttcattctcTACAGCAGAGTTGGTGGCTGGAATTTGTGATGTGTGcattggaaacagaaaataaactacAGACCTGGCACAGCAAAGTGTTCCTCTGTTCCTTTATTGCACAGCCAGAAGTTTCCTTAATAAAATCTGAATTAACTGCACTCCACATAGCAGCAACAAGAACTGTAAGTGATATGGAGAGCTCTACATTTGTTGAAATGTTGCTTATTACCTTCCAGAGTCTCAGAGTTGAAAAATTGCCCCTTCtgaggctgaaggagctggaaaCAATTGCCCATAAAGCTGTTGTTAGGAGTGACAAATCAATAATGGTCTTGTTAATTGTTAATCAGGAGTCAGGGAGGTGATGCTGGTGGCTTTGACATTGGCCTCCCCAGAACAGCTTGGGCTGGGAAGCCTTGGAGTGGGAGGAATTGGGAAtcaatttttggggggattatTAATTGCTTATCAGCACAGAACAAAGGGCTGGTTACAAACTGGTTTTTAAGCATACAGGAGCATTGTTTTTGTGAGCAATTACCTCATCAGTCAtgccccagagctcctggaagGGAAAGCCAAAAGTTCTCAGGGAAATCTATtctgtgggaaggaaaaaaaaaaaaaacctcagaagcCTTAGGTTTAGGGGTAAAACTACAAAAGTGTTGGAACCCTGGCtcctgagaattttaaactttctgtgctgccaggcactgaccccaagagaacactgcattgacctgaggccatggagaagcttccaaaatggaatggcagaactgggattgtgggggTGGAGTTCAACTAGAAGTATGTGATATCACaacagggtgggaaactcaagagtttaagggtttagaaataaaaatatatagagaGCAAGTTGGAGGTTTtaggcagaagctgctccttcttcaccttcttctccatgggtttgggtggttttgtgtaattggataaaaaagtccctGTTGTGGAATTCAAgtgatcagttattgggttaaaagtgaaaataattgaggTGTCATTTCATAATTGGACTGTTCagccttaaaagaccttggagagAGAGATAGTTAGCCATTTTGTACCTGGTTAGTGAAAtactgcagaactcacagtttgtgagactgtaacatagacaagaaaaacatttgagTCTGAGCATGAACTATAATCTGAAGTGCCTTcaatccccatcccacagaagagaaaagaaaccaaGAACCAGCACAAAAGCTGTGAAAGTTTTGGCTGCTACACTGTAACTCAAAACCAGTTTGTGTGTGTCCTTCGAGTTGTGTTACTGGGAACTCAGCAAAACACAACGTGGCTCTTGGATTTAGTCAGAGCTTTAAGAGACTTAATCCAGCAGCGGGGAATCCTGTCTAACTCTTCATCCCTCAAGTGCTGCCTGAGTCACCGAGCTTCAAAAGCTGCCTGTCCCTCTGCGTGGCATCTCCAAACATTCCAAATACACCCTGGCCTTGGTTTGTGCAAGGGCTGTGGAGCAGCTTCACCGctggcctgcaagcaaagctgagatCATGGAAGAAATAACAGCTGATGATTTTTGAGAGTATCCAtagcaaggaggaagacaaggCTGTCAGCATGCAAACAGAttagaaaagataaaaattagaaaagatgaaaatcttTGTAAGCTAGACTACGTGCATAAGTAGATGTGTATACGTGCTTTATtgaatttctgtaaaacttttgccaattaCATTGATGTTAATTGCTTTGAACCAATGAACAGAATAAGTTATTGTGATGTAGTTAATGACTTGAGATCAGGCTTTGTTAAGAGTATATAAGCTGGAGAACACACAGCAtaaaaaattttttcttcttggacccTGATCATTTATGCATATGTTACATCTGACCTAACAGTGACACTTTTAATTATACAGAAGCATTTAGTTGCTTTGTTGCAATCTTAGCTTTACcataatttcttctcttttaatcATCTTGCTACTTCATCTCTTTTACTCTACTCCCGttatttccatgctttattAAGCTGTTGGGTCAGAAAGTTTCAAACCCATTCTGTGCATCTATTTTTGACACAGCAGATACAATTACCAATGAACACAAATCACAAAACCATTTTTCACAGAGCACAAAAACAGATGGCGCTGAAATTGTGTCCGTACCCTTCCAAATGCACCCGGACAgcggccccaggggctgggctgggctgtgacaaTGTCACCCCTGGGCCCAGCTGTGAGAGATGTGACACTGAACCCACGGGGTTTCGTCTATTTGGGATAAAGAAATGAGGCTTTAAGTCTCCTTGGGATAGAAAACCACTTTGGATTGCTCCAAATATTATCCCTGGGATTGTTACATTAATGTTTTTATATCATAGactataatataaatatacaatatgaaataaaaaattattttctagttttatt
The nucleotide sequence above comes from Molothrus aeneus isolate 106 chromosome 2, BPBGC_Maene_1.0, whole genome shotgun sequence. Encoded proteins:
- the CBR1 gene encoding carbonyl reductase [NADPH] 1; the encoded protein is MSNVRVAVVTGSNKGIGLAIVRALCRQFPGDVYLTSRDAGRGQAAVAQLQQEGLHPLFHQLDIDDLQSIRALRDFLKDKYGGLDVLVNNAGIAFKVHDTTPFAVQAEVTLKTNFFGTRNVCTELLPLVKPYGRVVNVSSMVSSSALRGCSQELQQKFRSDAITEEELVQLMAKFVEDTKRGVHEKEGWPNTAYGVSKIGVTVLSRIHARLLTERRKGEHILLNACCPGWVRTDMAGPKATKSPEEGAETPVYLALLPSSADAPHGQFVSDKTVKPW